From the genome of Leptotrichia sp. HSP-342:
TCTGCCACTTATTTGTATTACTTGTTTAAACAGATGGGAAAAAAAGTTTTTCAGACAGAGAAAAAAAATAAGAGCCTTGTTTATTTAAGAAATTCAGAAGACATTTTGGATATAATTTTTTTAATTGGGGGAATAAATTCGTTTTTTGAATTTGAAGAAGTTACGATAAATAAGGAAATTCGAAATAAAATTAATAGAAATATGAATTGGGAAATCGCAAATGAAACAAAAAAATTATCGGCTTCTGAAAAGCAGATTAACATGATAAAGGTAATTGATGAAAAAATGGGTCTTTCAGAATTGACAGACGTATTAAGCGAAACAGCAAGAATTCGACTGGAAAATCAGGAAATGTCCCTACAGGAACTAGCAGACTTAATGGAAATTTCCAAATCTGGAATAAAAAATAGATTTAGACGGCTGGAAACAATTTATAAAGGACTGTTAGAAAACTAATTAAGAAAGTTAAGCTGAGGAAGAATTAATGAAATTATTGTCGATTATATATGGATTTATTGTCTTTTTACGAAACAAACTTTATGATTTGAATATTTTTAAAGAAAAAAAGGTTGATGGAGTGGAAATAGTTTGCATTGGAAATATTGTGGCAGGAGGGACTGGGAAAACACCAGCTGTGCAGTATTTTGTGCAAAAATATTTAGAAAAAAATAAAAAAGTTGGAATTCTGAGTCGAGGCTACAAGGGAAAACGGGAAACTGATTTACTGCTTGTACGAGATGAAAAAAAGATTTATGCTACTTCAAAGGAATCAGGGGATGAAGCCTATTTGCATGCCTTAAATTTTCAAATTCCTGTCGTAGTCTGTAAAAATCGTTATGAAGGTGCAACTTTTTTAAAAGAAAAATGTGGTGTGGAAATAATTATTATGGATGATGGTTTCCAACATAGAAAATTGAAAAAAAATAAAAATATAATTCTAATTGATGCAACAAATCCTTTTGGAATGGACGATTATTTGCCAAAGGGACGATTACGGGAGTCACTAGATGCTTTGAAGCGGGCTGATGAAATTATTATTACAAAAAGTAACTATGTTTCGGTAGAAGAAATTGCGAAAATTAAGGAAAGACTGGCAAAATATCAAAAATCGATTTCTGTTGCTACTTTTGAAGAAAGTTATTTTTACAAATTAAATTTTGAAAATGGTAAAAAGTTTGGTAAAATAAATAATGGAAACAAAATGGAAAATAAAAAATTTCCATTAGAAATTATTAAGAATAAAAATGTGCTAATTTTTTCTTCAATAGCAAATCCAGCTGTATTTTATCAGACAATAAAAAAACTAAATCCAAGTAATATTGATGAAATAAAATTTACAGATCATCACGTTTACACAAACGAAGAAATTTTGGAAATAAAAGAAAAAACCAAAAACTATGATTATGTTTTAACAACGGAAAAAGATATTGTGAAAATTGATGAAAATATAGAAAACTTAATAATTTTGAAAATGGAATTTAAAATTGTTGAAAAATAAATTAAATCTAAGGTTTTGGTGAAATCAAAATTTTAAAAATAAAAGTTATAAAATCAAATATAAAAAATATTGTAATTATTAAAAAAATTAGGATTTTTACAAAGATTAGAAAATGAAGCAGAAGGGAGGAATTAAATTTTGACTGAAAATAAAAAGCTGGAAAATGAAAATGTATTTTCAAATACAGAAAATTTTTCACAATTTATTCTAAAATATAAAAATAATTTTGAAAAACGAAAATATTTTCAGCTTGACAAAAATTTTAAGATAACATCTAAAGAACCATCATTTATACTAGAATTGGGATATATTTATTTTAGTGAAAACAAAAAAAATGAAAATATAAAGCAAATCATAAGGGAACAATTTTTGGAAACATTTAAGGAAAAAGACAAAAAGATTGAACGGTTAAGCAAAGTTGAACTTCCCAAATTAATAGACGGATTTCGAAGAAGTATTTTTAATAAAGAATCAATTTATGCTGTAAAATTAGGAAATGAATTGCTGTATCGGGATAAAGATAAATTTTTTGAAATTTTATACAATTATTCATTAATTTCAATAGATACAAATAAACTTGTAAAGACTTTTTTTACAAAAAAAATGATAGAAATAATTGAAGCTGAAAACAGTTCAAAATTTAACGAAATTCGTGATAAAATAGACGAAATAATAAAAAATATTATAAATTATTTCACAAAATCTGATTCAGCTTTCTTAAATTTTGAAAATGTGGAAAACTTAAACTATTTTGTGGAAAATCAAGCTGATGAACTTTACAAAAAAATTTATGTGGAAAATTACAATAAAATTGTGGAAAAATATAATATTCAAAATGTGAAAAAAATAGAATTTAGTAAAAATTATGATTTTGAAAATTTAAGCGAAAGTAAAAAAGTATTGTATGAATATCTTGAAAATATTTAATTTTTATTTTAACTTATTTTAGTTAATAATTGTTTTTTCTCTTTTTTTATGTTATTTATTTTAACGTAAGAGTATCAGACGCCATACTCTTTTTCGCAATAAAAGTTATTTTAACATATTTAACTAATTACTATTTGAAACTGATGGCGAAACGTTCTACGAACTACCCCGCTTACGCAAAACTTTTTTATAAAGAAAAAATAAAACTCGATTTTGAATAAAGATTATTTTAAATATACAAAATCTCACTTTCACAATATAAAGGTTAAAATAATTCAAATAATAGCAGTTATTGTGAAAGAAACACATTCGTGTTTAGTTATTTTTTCTTTAACAAAATTTTGCTTGTTTTTTGTTTTAGTTAAATTAACTGTTATAATCAAAAAAAGAAAAAATAGTTATTAAATAATAATTTTTTTAGATTAAAACACTTTAATAATTCAATAAATTTAGATAATAAATATATACAGGAAAGGAAATAAAAAATTATGCTAGAGATGAGATATATAAGGGAAAATGCTGATAAAGTCAGAGAATATTTAAAAAATAGAAATAGTGACTTTGATTTAGATTCATTGCTGAAATTTGATGAAGACAGAAGAAATTTGCTTCAGAAAGTGGAAATGTTAAAGAAAGAAAGAAATGAATCAAGTGCATTGATAGGAAAATATAAACAGGAAGGAAAAGATCCTGCTGAACTACTTGCGAGAATGCAGACTGTCAGTGCAAAAATTAAGGAACTTGACCAAAAGGTGGCAGAAATTGATGAGAAACAGTTGGAACTTGCTTATACGATTCCAAACAAATTAAGCGATACAACTCCAGTTGGAAAAGATGAAGATGATAATGTAGAAGTTAGAAAATGGGGAACTCCAAGAGAGTTTGACTTTGAAATAAAATCACATGATGAACTAGGAGTAGAACTAGGGATTTTGGACTTTGAAAGAGGGGCAAAACTTGGCGGTTCAAGATTTACAGTTTATAAAAATGCAGCTGCAAGATTGGAAAGAGCATTGATTTCGTTTATGATTGATGTTCATACTAGAGAAAATGGGTTTGAGGAAATTTTTACGCCACAATTAGTTAGACGGGAAATGATGGTGGGAACAGGACAGCTTCCAAAATTTGCTGACGATGCCTATAAAATTGAAGGCGATGAAATGTACTTGATTCCAACGGCAGAAGTTACACTTACAAATTTACATAACAGCGAAATTCTGGATGAAGAGGAATTGCCTAAATATTACTGTGGATATACAGCTTGCTTCAGAAAGGAAGCTGGTTCTGGAGGGCGTGATTTGAAGGGTCTTATAAGACAGCATCAGTTTAATAAAGTGGAAATGGTAAAAATTGTAAAACCTGAAACTTCTTACGATGAACTTGAAAAAATGGTAAACTGTGCGGAGAAAATATTGCAAAAATTGGAATTGCCATATAGGGTACTGGCACTTTGCAGTGGAGATTTAGGATTTAGTGCGGCAAAAACTTATGATTTGGAAGTTTGGGTTCCAAGTCAAGGAAAATACAGAGAAATTTCTTCTTGCTCAAATACAGAAGACTTTCAAGCTAGACGTGCAATGATCAAATACAGGGAAAAGGAAACTGGAAAAAGCCATTTTGTGCATACTCTGAATGGATCAGGACTTGCTGTGGGGAGAACATTGCTTGCCATTATGGAAAATTATCAGCAAGATGATGGAACTATAAAAGTTCCAGAAGTACTAGTGCCTTATATGGGCGGAATGACAGTTATAAAGTAACAAAAACACTATAACCGTATAACTATCATATTAATCTGATTTTTTCCTAAACTGTCAAAAACTGCTCTAAAATTAAGTACAATAATAAAAATAGGTTATTTGAGAATTTTAAAAATAATTTTGTTATTAAATAACTGAACGGAGAGAATATGGAAAAATTTATAAAATTTTTGGTAATTATGATAATTGGTGGAGGTATAGTGGGGTTTTTAGAACTTAGTGGTTATTTATATCATAATGATATTTTGGCGGAATTAGCTGGATATAAAGTTCATGGGCTGGATATTTCACATCATCAGGAAAAAGTGAATTGGACTCTTGTTGATAAAAAATATAAATTTATCATTTTAAAAGCGACAGAAGGACAGAATTTTCTTGATACGGATTTTTTATATAATTGGAATAACGCCAGGTTAAATGGATTTGTAGTTGGAGCATATCATTTTTTTGTAATGACTAGCAGTGGAGAAGCACAAGCGGATTTTTATATAAGTAAAGTGCCTGATTCTGAGAAAACATTACCTCCAATTATTGATCTTGAAATTTCTACGAAAAAATATAAAAAACCAGATGTAATTGAGCATTTGAGAGTTATGGTTGAAAAACTTGAAAAACATTATAAAAAAAGAGTAATTTTCTATGTGAATTATAACACTTATAATGCATACATAAAAGGTGAATTTCCTGAAAATAAAATTTGGATTACAGATTATAAATATTTTCCTAAAATAGACGAAGAGAATAGGTGGATAATTTGGCAAGTTTCAAGACGTGGCAGAATTGAAGGAATTCCAGGATTTACAGATAAAAATGTACTTAGAAAAGGAATGACAGTGGAAGAACTCATAAATCAAAGTAAAATAAATTAAGTAAAGTAGATTAAAAAAATATCTTATTTTTAACATTATTTTTTGTTTTCTATTGATTTTTATACGAAAATTTGATAACATATAATTAAAGAAGTTAATCTAATTAATAAATATTAGGAGGCGTAAAATGAAATATCATTTTAAAGATTTAGGATTAAGCAACACTAAAGAAATGTTTGCTAAAGCAAACAAAGAAGGTTACGCAGTACCTGCTTTTAACTTTAACAACATGGAACAATTACAAGGAATTATCGAAGCGTGCGTTGAAGAAGGATCACCAGTAATTCTTCAAGTATCAACAGGTGCAAGAAAATATATTGGTAAAGAAATGTTACCTTGGCTTGCAAAAGCTGCAACAGCTTATGTAGAAGCATCAGGATCAGACATTCCAGTAGCATTGCACTTGGATCATGGTCCAAATTTTGCTGAAGCAAAAGACTGTATCGAATATGGATTCTCTTCAGTAATGTACGACGGATCTCACCACCCTTACGATGAAAACGTTGCAGAAGCAAAACAAGTTGCTGATTTCGCTCATCAACACGATGTTACAGTTGAAGCTGAATTAGGAGTTTTAGCTGGAATCGAAGACGATGTAGTAGCAGCAGAACATGTTTATACTCAACCTGATGAAGTTGAAGACTTCGTAACAAAAACAGGAGTTGATTCA
Proteins encoded in this window:
- a CDS encoding class II fructose-bisphosphate aldolase, with protein sequence MKYHFKDLGLSNTKEMFAKANKEGYAVPAFNFNNMEQLQGIIEACVEEGSPVILQVSTGARKYIGKEMLPWLAKAATAYVEASGSDIPVALHLDHGPNFAEAKDCIEYGFSSVMYDGSHHPYDENVAEAKQVADFAHQHDVTVEAELGVLAGIEDDVVAAEHVYTQPDEVEDFVTKTGVDSLAIAIGTSHGAHKFKPGDDPKLRLDILEEIEKRIPGFPIVLHGSSAVPHQFVEMINQYGGKIADAIGIPDSELRKAAKSAVAKINVDTDGRLAFTAGIREVFAKNPGEFDPRKYVGPAKDYMKEYYKDKIRNVFGSNGAYKAGAAR
- the lpxK gene encoding tetraacyldisaccharide 4'-kinase, which encodes MKLLSIIYGFIVFLRNKLYDLNIFKEKKVDGVEIVCIGNIVAGGTGKTPAVQYFVQKYLEKNKKVGILSRGYKGKRETDLLLVRDEKKIYATSKESGDEAYLHALNFQIPVVVCKNRYEGATFLKEKCGVEIIIMDDGFQHRKLKKNKNIILIDATNPFGMDDYLPKGRLRESLDALKRADEIIITKSNYVSVEEIAKIKERLAKYQKSISVATFEESYFYKLNFENGKKFGKINNGNKMENKKFPLEIIKNKNVLIFSSIANPAVFYQTIKKLNPSNIDEIKFTDHHVYTNEEILEIKEKTKNYDYVLTTEKDIVKIDENIENLIILKMEFKIVEK
- the whiA gene encoding DNA-binding protein WhiA is translated as MSYSANVKREIFNLENTDKDTIYAELFGIFIAKNVITEHGIYFSTENVSLAKRIYSNLRAVTNIPIQLKYVISKRLGTHKMYEVILFPAQHNQQEYKSFLKKIYFHKNFSVVENEKQLAGIIRGFFLSCGYIKSPEKAYAMDFFVDTEDSATYLYYLFKQMGKKVFQTEKKNKSLVYLRNSEDILDIIFLIGGINSFFEFEEVTINKEIRNKINRNMNWEIANETKKLSASEKQINMIKVIDEKMGLSELTDVLSETARIRLENQEMSLQELADLMEISKSGIKNRFRRLETIYKGLLEN
- the serS gene encoding serine--tRNA ligase, which produces MLEMRYIRENADKVREYLKNRNSDFDLDSLLKFDEDRRNLLQKVEMLKKERNESSALIGKYKQEGKDPAELLARMQTVSAKIKELDQKVAEIDEKQLELAYTIPNKLSDTTPVGKDEDDNVEVRKWGTPREFDFEIKSHDELGVELGILDFERGAKLGGSRFTVYKNAAARLERALISFMIDVHTRENGFEEIFTPQLVRREMMVGTGQLPKFADDAYKIEGDEMYLIPTAEVTLTNLHNSEILDEEELPKYYCGYTACFRKEAGSGGRDLKGLIRQHQFNKVEMVKIVKPETSYDELEKMVNCAEKILQKLELPYRVLALCSGDLGFSAAKTYDLEVWVPSQGKYREISSCSNTEDFQARRAMIKYREKETGKSHFVHTLNGSGLAVGRTLLAIMENYQQDDGTIKVPEVLVPYMGGMTVIK
- a CDS encoding GH25 family lysozyme; this encodes MEKFIKFLVIMIIGGGIVGFLELSGYLYHNDILAELAGYKVHGLDISHHQEKVNWTLVDKKYKFIILKATEGQNFLDTDFLYNWNNARLNGFVVGAYHFFVMTSSGEAQADFYISKVPDSEKTLPPIIDLEISTKKYKKPDVIEHLRVMVEKLEKHYKKRVIFYVNYNTYNAYIKGEFPENKIWITDYKYFPKIDEENRWIIWQVSRRGRIEGIPGFTDKNVLRKGMTVEELINQSKIN